The stretch of DNA GGCATTCAAGCGCTGGAAACGCGTGCCGGGCGCGAGCGTGATGGAGGACGTGCTGGAGATGCGGCCATACACCGTGCAATCACGGCCGATGTGCACATGGCCCTGGGAGTGCAGCCAGCGCGCCACCGTGCAGTTCTGGCCCAGCACCAGGTCGGTGCCGGCATAGACGGCGCGAAACGTGGCGTTGGCGCCACCGTAGAGCTGGCCGCCGCAATAGATCTCCTGCTCGTAGACATAGCCACCTTCCACCATCAGGTCGCCGCAGCCGATCAGGAGCGTGTCGACCAGGCGCGTGCGCCGGATCTCGTCCGACCACTGCGGCCGACTGTCCGGCCCGAGCAGCAGGAAGCGCTGGCCAGGGCGGAACTCGCCCTCGTAATCGGGCGGCGGCGACAAAGGGTCGATGCCTTCGCGCTCGAAGAAATTCTGGATCTGGTCGAAGAACGAAGCGGCGAAATGACGGATGTTGGTGTCCTGCTCGCGCACCACCACCAGCGGCGCCGCGTCGCTGCCGTTGAGCCATTCGCGCAGCGCCGGCATGAACGGCGCCGTGCACACCAAGAGCGCCAGCACCCAGAACAGCGCATGCCACATCATCACGAATGGCCGTTGACGCGATAGCGCGCGGTCTTGTCCCAGCGCAGTTCGCGCCGCCTGAGCGTGTCGTCGAACAACAGCGAGGCGCAGGCACGCGTGATGTTGATGAGACTGACCAGGAAGTTGAGGAAATTGAGTGGCAACAGGCGCAGGCGTTTGCGCGAGCCATCGAGATGCAGCGCTGCCGCGATCTCGAAGAACGCCGCGTAATTGCCGAGCGCACTGAACGACACCAGGCCGAACACCACCAG from Pseudomonadota bacterium encodes:
- a CDS encoding polymer-forming cytoskeletal protein; this encodes MMMWHALFWVLALLVCTAPFMPALREWLNGSDAAPLVVVREQDTNIRHFAASFFDQIQNFFEREGIDPLSPPPDYEGEFRPGQRFLLLGPDSRPQWSDEIRRTRLVDTLLIGCGDLMVEGGYVYEQEIYCGGQLYGGANATFRAVYAGTDLVLGQNCTVARWLHSQGHVHIGRDCTVYGRISSTSSITLAPGTRFQRLNAEVVRFASDAAVAGGLNMQRPPPIPWTLPKTVRHLDEHTVAVASDLKLYTATRVDSHLVAEGRLEVGTSSELNGNIKARTALVLGAGCVVRGALVCPGPITIGPGCLVKGPVVSESTISIAAGSVIGTPGLATTVTAPRIRVESGCQVSGTLWATAEGVVDAPARRGAV